DNA sequence from the Pedobacter sp. W3I1 genome:
TTAAACACATTAACTTTAATACAGCGTCCCTGTTGGTTCATCAATTATTTTAACCTTTAATTCTACGTTATGTTAGAAAATTTAAATGATATGGTGCGTGAAAACGTACAGGAAAGTGTTGTAAACAATACAGCTATTCCGAATGAACACAATGAAGCCGTAATCCAAGCTGCATCTGGTTCTATTTTCGATACGCTGAAAGATCAGGTATCATCAGGTAATATCGGTGCATTAACCGATATATTTAACGGTAACAAAGCAGAAGGTACTCATGTTGCTGAGCAGGCTACGGGGAGTTTTATGGATAAATTAAGTGACCTGGGCATTAATGCCGATACGGCAAAGTCTTTGGCAGCAAGTATTATTCCGGGCCTGATTGCCAGGTTTACCCAAAAAACAAATGACCCGAACGATAGTGCTTTTAACATCAAAGATGTTTTGGGAAGTTTGGGAGGTGATGACGGTAAATTTGATGTTAGTGATGTAATCGGGATGTTTAACGGTGGTGGACAGGCGGCGCAACCTGGCCAAACCGGTGGTGGCGGTATTATGGATAAACTGAAGGGAATGTTTAATTAAGCATTTACTGATTTTTAGGATCCATGTCCTTTTGATCTACCCGTAAAAATATATACTTAAGAAGAGCTGTCAACTTTTATAGCAAACCTGCCATTAAAGTTGACAACTCTAAAATCCATTTTGGAAACCTTAGCGTCGATACTTGCAGAAATACTGTTGTTATCTGTTCAGCTAAGACCAAATTCCATCTCTCCCTAAAATTGTTTAGCTTAGAGCACCTAAACTAAATAGTCATATGAAGAAAATATTCCTGATCGGTTTTTCGCTACTGGCATTAAATTCTTTTGCCCAAAAGTCAGATTTAAGACCATTGGTTTCGAAAAAAGCCGATGCTATCGAACAAAAAGTAATTGCCTGGAGACGCGATTTTCACGAACATCCTGAATTGGGAAATACTGAAGTAAGAACAGCTGGCATTATTGCAAAACACCTGGAGTCTTTAGGTATACAAGTAAAAACAGGTGTAGCGAAAACTGGAGTGGTTGGTGTGCTAAAAGGAGGTAAACCCGGGCCAGTAGTGGCCTTGCGTGCCGATATGGATGGTTTGCCTGTTACAGAGCGGGTAGATGTTCCATTTGCCTCAAAGGTGAAAACACAATATAACGGACAAGAGGTAGGTGTAATGCATGCCTGTGGTCATGATAGCCATGTGGCTATTTTAATGGGCGTAGCAGAAGTGCTGGCTTCTATGCAAAAAGATATTCAAGGGACGGTGAAATTTATATTTCAACCCGCTGAAGAAGGCGTACCTGCCGGCGATGAAGGTGGAGCTGCTTTAATGATTAAAGAGGGCGTGCTCGAAAACCCTAAAGTTGATGTGATTTTCGGCTTGCATATCAATTCTCAAACCGAAGTTGGCGATGTAACTTATCGCCCGGGCGGAACAATGGCTGCTGTAAACGATATGAAGATTACGGTTACCGGCCGA
Encoded proteins:
- a CDS encoding amidohydrolase, with protein sequence MKKIFLIGFSLLALNSFAQKSDLRPLVSKKADAIEQKVIAWRRDFHEHPELGNTEVRTAGIIAKHLESLGIQVKTGVAKTGVVGVLKGGKPGPVVALRADMDGLPVTERVDVPFASKVKTQYNGQEVGVMHACGHDSHVAILMGVAEVLASMQKDIQGTVKFIFQPAEEGVPAGDEGGAALMIKEGVLENPKVDVIFGLHINSQTEVGDVTYRPGGTMAAVNDMKITVTGRQAHGAYPWSSIDPVVVSAQIINSLQTIVSRNLNVTENPGVVTIGAINGGVRSNIIPEKVEMLGTVRNFSKEDEAMFIDRIKTIVTKTAEAGGATAEVKIPYSNHYPVTFNNIALTEKMLPSMETTAGKDHVKLKPPVTGAEDFSFFQEKVPGLFVFLGGMPKGKDPLKAPSHHTPDFYLDESGFVLGVKLLSNLTLDYMSMKK